A region from the Bradyrhizobium erythrophlei genome encodes:
- a CDS encoding type I secretion system permease/ATPase, whose protein sequence is MAAIPGVRRSELGDALRACRNAFTGVGAMSCMINLLYLTGSLFMLEVYDRVLPSRSIPTLVGLAILAGGLYAAQGVLDLIRGRILGRIGTSLDEALNARVFDTIVRLPLMVGARNEGLQPLRDLDNIRSFLSSMGPGALFDLPWLPFYLAICFAFHVMIGLTALVGAIILVSLTVLTEYLSRAPAREAMGLAARRNDLAATSRRNAEVLVAMGMSGRLTRRWSEANQNYLAGNQRASDVAGGLGAIAKVLRMTLQSAVLAVGAYLVIHQEATAGIIIAGSILSARALAPVDLAIAHWKSFVAARQSWHRLNRLLEQVPAAVQQTLLQNPSSRLSVEGIAIVPPGDQKVIVQDVTFELTAGNGLGVIGPSGSGKSSLVRALVGVWQPVRGKVRLDGAALDQWSSDVLGRHVGYLPQDVELFAGSVAQNISRFDSEASADSIIAAAKEAGVHEMIIKMRDGYDTQIGEQGTALSAGQAQRVALARALYGNPFLIVLDEPNSNLDTEGDEALTRAVRGARERGAIVVVVAHRPIGIEGVDQLLVLKDGRMQAFGPKETVLGQVLQQRVAPPTPIKIVSEGGVTKS, encoded by the coding sequence ATGGCAGCCATTCCCGGTGTCCGGCGTTCCGAACTCGGTGATGCACTGCGCGCCTGCCGCAACGCATTCACCGGCGTCGGCGCCATGAGTTGCATGATTAACCTTTTGTATTTGACCGGTTCGTTGTTCATGCTCGAGGTCTACGACCGCGTGCTTCCCAGCCGGAGCATACCGACCTTGGTCGGCTTGGCCATTCTCGCCGGCGGATTATACGCCGCGCAGGGTGTCCTCGACCTGATCCGGGGCCGAATTCTCGGCCGTATCGGAACCTCGCTCGACGAAGCCCTCAATGCCCGCGTGTTCGACACCATCGTGCGCCTGCCGCTGATGGTCGGCGCCCGCAACGAGGGCCTGCAGCCGCTGCGCGATCTCGACAACATCCGCTCGTTCCTCTCCAGCATGGGCCCGGGCGCGCTGTTCGATCTGCCATGGCTGCCGTTCTATCTGGCGATCTGTTTCGCCTTCCATGTCATGATCGGCCTCACCGCGCTGGTCGGCGCGATCATCCTGGTCAGCCTTACCGTTCTCACCGAATATTTGTCGCGCGCGCCGGCGCGCGAGGCGATGGGCCTGGCGGCGCGCCGCAACGATCTCGCCGCCACCAGCCGGCGCAACGCCGAGGTGCTGGTCGCGATGGGCATGTCCGGACGCCTGACCCGGCGCTGGAGCGAGGCCAACCAGAACTATCTCGCCGGCAATCAGCGCGCCAGCGACGTCGCCGGCGGTCTCGGCGCGATCGCCAAGGTGCTGCGCATGACCCTGCAATCGGCCGTGCTCGCGGTGGGCGCCTATCTGGTGATCCACCAGGAGGCGACCGCGGGCATCATCATCGCGGGCTCGATCCTGAGCGCGCGGGCGCTGGCGCCGGTCGATCTCGCCATCGCGCATTGGAAGAGTTTTGTGGCCGCGCGGCAGAGCTGGCACCGCCTCAACCGGTTGCTCGAGCAGGTGCCGGCGGCGGTCCAGCAGACCCTGCTGCAGAACCCGTCGAGCCGCCTGTCGGTCGAGGGCATCGCGATTGTGCCGCCGGGCGATCAGAAGGTTATCGTCCAGGACGTAACCTTCGAGCTGACCGCCGGCAATGGTTTGGGCGTGATCGGGCCGAGCGGGTCCGGAAAATCCTCGCTGGTACGTGCGCTGGTCGGCGTATGGCAACCGGTGCGCGGCAAGGTGAGACTCGATGGTGCGGCGCTCGACCAATGGTCGAGCGACGTGCTCGGTCGTCACGTCGGTTATTTGCCGCAGGACGTCGAGCTGTTCGCAGGCTCCGTCGCCCAGAATATTTCGCGCTTCGATTCGGAAGCGTCGGCCGATTCCATCATCGCGGCCGCGAAGGAAGCCGGCGTGCATGAGATGATCATCAAGATGCGCGACGGCTACGACACCCAGATCGGCGAGCAGGGCACCGCGCTCTCGGCCGGCCAGGCGCAGCGCGTGGCGCTGGCGCGGGCGCTGTACGGCAATCCGTTCCTGATCGTGCTCGACGAGCCGAACTCCAACCTCGACACCGAGGGCGATGAGGCGCTGACGCGGGCGGTCCGCGGCGCGCGCGAGCGCGGCGCCATCGTGGTGGTTGTCGCGCACCGGCCGATCGGGATCGAGGGCGTCGACCAGCTCCTGGTGCTCAAGGACGGCCGCATGCAGGCCTTCGGTCCCAAGGAAACCGTGCTGGGGCAGGTCCTGCAGCAGCGGGTTGCGCCACCCACCCCGATCAAGATCGTTTCCGAGGGGGGAGTCACCAAATCATGA
- a CDS encoding DUF1236 domain-containing protein, translating to MIRRFIGIATVVAAVALPVAVQAQGVPGGVERGSRDGERAAGPVGAVVGGVIGGVVGGVAGVLGVDQRPRFHSYVAGRHVPSYQYREDVRVGVVLPEEGVTYYDVPPEYGVRDYRYTVVNSRTVLVDPRTHRIVEVVE from the coding sequence ATGATCCGCCGTTTTATCGGAATTGCCACCGTTGTCGCCGCCGTGGCGCTGCCTGTCGCGGTGCAGGCCCAGGGAGTCCCCGGCGGGGTTGAGCGGGGCTCAAGAGATGGCGAACGGGCAGCCGGCCCTGTCGGCGCCGTTGTTGGTGGTGTGATTGGCGGCGTGGTCGGTGGCGTCGCCGGAGTCCTCGGCGTCGATCAACGCCCCCGCTTCCACAGCTATGTCGCTGGGCGGCACGTTCCGTCCTATCAATATCGCGAGGACGTCCGGGTTGGCGTGGTCCTGCCGGAAGAAGGCGTCACCTATTACGACGTGCCGCCGGAATATGGCGTGCGGGACTATCGCTACACGGTCGTGAACAGCCGCACGGTCCTGGTCGATCCGCGCACCCACCGGATCGTCGAGGTCGTCGAATAA